A single region of the Bombus fervidus isolate BK054 chromosome 18, iyBomFerv1, whole genome shotgun sequence genome encodes:
- the LOC139996402 gene encoding gustatory receptor for sugar taste 64f isoform X3, giving the protein MNNMSNYDNTGKKVNGMRPLNLPSVKYQNALLINVRSPKSSSQFGKFDNLKTEIDTIGMSEPVAASVSAFNPKTDSLHASMRPIIMLAQCFSLFPVSGINNSDASYLRFTWRSPKFVYCAMSIFGSSVMTIFNILRIVATGVNSTKMTTFVFNGTNLIASLLFLKLSIQWPCLMVTWEKLEKELSHRHRKISKITLATKFSIVTIVVMMIALVEHGLSIVHGYIQAKECAAHKAEEDILGVYFQMQFPQIFSRIQYSLWKGVLVDICNILSTFSWNFVDLFLILISIALTDQFRQLNSRLNSIRGKHHFIVKAMPEWWWAEARSEYNHLATLTRQLDSHISVMVLLSFATDLYFICIQLLFSFTSPMRGIIEKLYFGFSFGFLLARTTVVSLCAATIHDESLLPAPILYSVSGSSFSTEVMRFLAQVTTDNICLTGMKFFSVTRSLVLTVAGTIVTYELVLVQFNTTQQSEVSNSTVCEG; this is encoded by the exons ATGAATAACATGTCGAATTACGATAATACAGGGAAAAAAGTAAACGGGATGCGGCCGCTAAATTTGCCATCCGTGAAATATCAGAACGCGTTATTGATCAATGTTAG GTCACCCAAGAGTAGCTCGCAGTTTGGCAAATTCGACAATCTGAAGACGGAGATAGACACTATCGGAA tgTCGGAGCCGGTAGCAGCTTCCGTCAGCGCCTTCAACCCAAAGACTGACAGCTTACACGCGTCTATGAGGCCGATCATCATGTTGGCGCAATGCTTCTCCTTGTTTCCTGTGTCCGGTATCAACAACTCCGATGCGTCGTACCTCAG GTTCACCTGGCGCAGCCCGAAATTTGTATATTGTGCGATGTCAATTTTTGGCTCGTCGGTGATGacgatatttaacattttgagAATAGTTGCGACCGGAGTAAATTCCACGAAAATGA CCACGTTCGTATTCAATGGGACGAATTTGATCGCTTCGTTGCTGTTCCTAAAGTTGTCGATCCAGTGGCCCTGTTTGATGGTAACTTGGGAGAAACTCGAGAAAGAGCTTTCGCACAGGCATAGAAAAATCTCGAAAATCACTCTGGCCACGAAATTTAGTATCGTGACCATAGTAGTGATGATGATTGCATTAG TTGAACACGGTTTGTCGATAGTCCACGGCTACATCCAAGCTAAAGAGTGCGCCGCACACAAAGCGGAAGAGGATATACTTGGTGTGTATTTCCAGATGCAGTTTCCACAG ATATTTTCTAGGATACAGTACAGTTTGTGGAAAGGAGTATTGGTGGACATCTGTAATATTCTCAGTACCTTCTCGTGGAATTTTGTCGATCTGTTTCTCATTCTGATCAGCATCGCCTTGACAGATCAGTTTCGTCAACTAAACAGTCGTTTGAATTCCATAAGGGGCAAG CATCATTTCATTGTTAAGGCAATGCCCGAATGGTGGTGGGCCGAGGCAAGGAGTGAATATAATCACTTGGCAACGCTAACAAGGCAGCTGGACTCCCATATCTCCGTTATGgttcttctctctttcgctACCGATCTGTATTTCATCTGCATACAACTACTTTTCTCTTTCAC CAGCCCGATGCGAGGCATTATCGAGAAACTCTACTTCGGCTTTTCCTTTGGATTCCTGTTGGCGAGAACGACAGTGGTCTCCCTGTGTGCCGCTACGATTCACGACGAGTCGTTACTCCCGGCCCCGATCTTATACAGCGTTTCTGGAAGCAGTTTCTCAACGGAA GTGATGAGATTCCTAGCACAAGTGACAACGGATAACATTTGCTTGACGGGCATGAAATTCTTCTCGGTGACCAGAAGCCTCGTATTAACa gTAGCAGGAACCATAGTCACGTACGAATTGGTGCTGGTGCAGTTCAACACAACGCAGCAAAGTGAAGTGTCGAACAGTACCGTGTGCGAG GGTTAG
- the LOC139996402 gene encoding gustatory receptor for sugar taste 64f isoform X5, whose protein sequence is MNNMSNYDNTGKKVNGMRPLNLPSVKYQNALLINVRSPKSSSQFGKFDNLKTEIDTIGMSEPVAASVSAFNPKTDSLHASMRPIIMLAQCFSLFPVSGINNSDASYLRFTWRSPKFVYCAMSIFGSSVMTIFNILRIVATGVNSTKMTTFVFNGTNLIASLLFLKLSIQWPCLMVTWEKLEKELSHRHRKISKITLATKFSIVTIVVMMIALVEHGLSIVHGYIQAKECAAHKAEEDILGVYFQMQFPQIFSRIQYSLWKGVLVDICNILSTFSWNFVDLFLILISIALTDQFRQLNSRLNSIRGKAMPEWWWAEARSEYNHLATLTRQLDSHISVMVLLSFATDLYFICIQLLFSFTPMRGIIEKLYFGFSFGFLLARTTVVSLCAATIHDESLLPAPILYSVSGSSFSTEVMRFLAQVTTDNICLTGMKFFSVTRSLVLTVAGTIVTYELVLVQFNTTQQSEVSNSTVCEVK, encoded by the exons ATGAATAACATGTCGAATTACGATAATACAGGGAAAAAAGTAAACGGGATGCGGCCGCTAAATTTGCCATCCGTGAAATATCAGAACGCGTTATTGATCAATGTTAG GTCACCCAAGAGTAGCTCGCAGTTTGGCAAATTCGACAATCTGAAGACGGAGATAGACACTATCGGAA tgTCGGAGCCGGTAGCAGCTTCCGTCAGCGCCTTCAACCCAAAGACTGACAGCTTACACGCGTCTATGAGGCCGATCATCATGTTGGCGCAATGCTTCTCCTTGTTTCCTGTGTCCGGTATCAACAACTCCGATGCGTCGTACCTCAG GTTCACCTGGCGCAGCCCGAAATTTGTATATTGTGCGATGTCAATTTTTGGCTCGTCGGTGATGacgatatttaacattttgagAATAGTTGCGACCGGAGTAAATTCCACGAAAATGA CCACGTTCGTATTCAATGGGACGAATTTGATCGCTTCGTTGCTGTTCCTAAAGTTGTCGATCCAGTGGCCCTGTTTGATGGTAACTTGGGAGAAACTCGAGAAAGAGCTTTCGCACAGGCATAGAAAAATCTCGAAAATCACTCTGGCCACGAAATTTAGTATCGTGACCATAGTAGTGATGATGATTGCATTAG TTGAACACGGTTTGTCGATAGTCCACGGCTACATCCAAGCTAAAGAGTGCGCCGCACACAAAGCGGAAGAGGATATACTTGGTGTGTATTTCCAGATGCAGTTTCCACAG ATATTTTCTAGGATACAGTACAGTTTGTGGAAAGGAGTATTGGTGGACATCTGTAATATTCTCAGTACCTTCTCGTGGAATTTTGTCGATCTGTTTCTCATTCTGATCAGCATCGCCTTGACAGATCAGTTTCGTCAACTAAACAGTCGTTTGAATTCCATAAGGGGCAAG GCAATGCCCGAATGGTGGTGGGCCGAGGCAAGGAGTGAATATAATCACTTGGCAACGCTAACAAGGCAGCTGGACTCCCATATCTCCGTTATGgttcttctctctttcgctACCGATCTGTATTTCATCTGCATACAACTACTTTTCTCTTTCAC CCCGATGCGAGGCATTATCGAGAAACTCTACTTCGGCTTTTCCTTTGGATTCCTGTTGGCGAGAACGACAGTGGTCTCCCTGTGTGCCGCTACGATTCACGACGAGTCGTTACTCCCGGCCCCGATCTTATACAGCGTTTCTGGAAGCAGTTTCTCAACGGAA GTGATGAGATTCCTAGCACAAGTGACAACGGATAACATTTGCTTGACGGGCATGAAATTCTTCTCGGTGACCAGAAGCCTCGTATTAACa gTAGCAGGAACCATAGTCACGTACGAATTGGTGCTGGTGCAGTTCAACACAACGCAGCAAAGTGAAGTGTCGAACAGTACCGTGTGCGAGGTGAAGTAA
- the LOC139996402 gene encoding gustatory receptor for sugar taste 64f isoform X1, with the protein MNNMSNYDNTGKKVNGMRPLNLPSVKYQNALLINVRSPKSSSQFGKFDNLKTEIDTIGMSEPVAASVSAFNPKTDSLHASMRPIIMLAQCFSLFPVSGINNSDASYLRFTWRSPKFVYCAMSIFGSSVMTIFNILRIVATGVNSTKMTTFVFNGTNLIASLLFLKLSIQWPCLMVTWEKLEKELSHRHRKISKITLATKFSIVTIVVMMIALVEHGLSIVHGYIQAKECAAHKAEEDILGVYFQMQFPQIFSRIQYSLWKGVLVDICNILSTFSWNFVDLFLILISIALTDQFRQLNSRLNSIRGKHHFIVKAMPEWWWAEARSEYNHLATLTRQLDSHISVMVLLSFATDLYFICIQLLFSFTSPMRGIIEKLYFGFSFGFLLARTTVVSLCAATIHDESLLPAPILYSVSGSSFSTEVMRFLAQVTTDNICLTGMKFFSVTRSLVLTVAGTIVTYELVLVQFNTTQQSEVSNSTVCEVK; encoded by the exons ATGAATAACATGTCGAATTACGATAATACAGGGAAAAAAGTAAACGGGATGCGGCCGCTAAATTTGCCATCCGTGAAATATCAGAACGCGTTATTGATCAATGTTAG GTCACCCAAGAGTAGCTCGCAGTTTGGCAAATTCGACAATCTGAAGACGGAGATAGACACTATCGGAA tgTCGGAGCCGGTAGCAGCTTCCGTCAGCGCCTTCAACCCAAAGACTGACAGCTTACACGCGTCTATGAGGCCGATCATCATGTTGGCGCAATGCTTCTCCTTGTTTCCTGTGTCCGGTATCAACAACTCCGATGCGTCGTACCTCAG GTTCACCTGGCGCAGCCCGAAATTTGTATATTGTGCGATGTCAATTTTTGGCTCGTCGGTGATGacgatatttaacattttgagAATAGTTGCGACCGGAGTAAATTCCACGAAAATGA CCACGTTCGTATTCAATGGGACGAATTTGATCGCTTCGTTGCTGTTCCTAAAGTTGTCGATCCAGTGGCCCTGTTTGATGGTAACTTGGGAGAAACTCGAGAAAGAGCTTTCGCACAGGCATAGAAAAATCTCGAAAATCACTCTGGCCACGAAATTTAGTATCGTGACCATAGTAGTGATGATGATTGCATTAG TTGAACACGGTTTGTCGATAGTCCACGGCTACATCCAAGCTAAAGAGTGCGCCGCACACAAAGCGGAAGAGGATATACTTGGTGTGTATTTCCAGATGCAGTTTCCACAG ATATTTTCTAGGATACAGTACAGTTTGTGGAAAGGAGTATTGGTGGACATCTGTAATATTCTCAGTACCTTCTCGTGGAATTTTGTCGATCTGTTTCTCATTCTGATCAGCATCGCCTTGACAGATCAGTTTCGTCAACTAAACAGTCGTTTGAATTCCATAAGGGGCAAG CATCATTTCATTGTTAAGGCAATGCCCGAATGGTGGTGGGCCGAGGCAAGGAGTGAATATAATCACTTGGCAACGCTAACAAGGCAGCTGGACTCCCATATCTCCGTTATGgttcttctctctttcgctACCGATCTGTATTTCATCTGCATACAACTACTTTTCTCTTTCAC CAGCCCGATGCGAGGCATTATCGAGAAACTCTACTTCGGCTTTTCCTTTGGATTCCTGTTGGCGAGAACGACAGTGGTCTCCCTGTGTGCCGCTACGATTCACGACGAGTCGTTACTCCCGGCCCCGATCTTATACAGCGTTTCTGGAAGCAGTTTCTCAACGGAA GTGATGAGATTCCTAGCACAAGTGACAACGGATAACATTTGCTTGACGGGCATGAAATTCTTCTCGGTGACCAGAAGCCTCGTATTAACa gTAGCAGGAACCATAGTCACGTACGAATTGGTGCTGGTGCAGTTCAACACAACGCAGCAAAGTGAAGTGTCGAACAGTACCGTGTGCGAGGTGAAGTAA
- the LOC139996402 gene encoding gustatory receptor for sugar taste 64f isoform X4 has product MNNMSNYDNTGKKVNGMRPLNLPSVKYQNALLINVRSPKSSSQFGKFDNLKTEIDTIGMSEPVAASVSAFNPKTDSLHASMRPIIMLAQCFSLFPVSGINNSDASYLRFTWRSPKFVYCAMSIFGSSVMTIFNILRIVATGVNSTKMTTFVFNGTNLIASLLFLKLSIQWPCLMVTWEKLEKELSHRHRKISKITLATKFSIVTIVVMMIALVEHGLSIVHGYIQAKECAAHKAEEDILGVYFQMQFPQIFSRIQYSLWKGVLVDICNILSTFSWNFVDLFLILISIALTDQFRQLNSRLNSIRGKAMPEWWWAEARSEYNHLATLTRQLDSHISVMVLLSFATDLYFICIQLLFSFTSPMRGIIEKLYFGFSFGFLLARTTVVSLCAATIHDESLLPAPILYSVSGSSFSTEVMRFLAQVTTDNICLTGMKFFSVTRSLVLTVAGTIVTYELVLVQFNTTQQSEVSNSTVCEVK; this is encoded by the exons ATGAATAACATGTCGAATTACGATAATACAGGGAAAAAAGTAAACGGGATGCGGCCGCTAAATTTGCCATCCGTGAAATATCAGAACGCGTTATTGATCAATGTTAG GTCACCCAAGAGTAGCTCGCAGTTTGGCAAATTCGACAATCTGAAGACGGAGATAGACACTATCGGAA tgTCGGAGCCGGTAGCAGCTTCCGTCAGCGCCTTCAACCCAAAGACTGACAGCTTACACGCGTCTATGAGGCCGATCATCATGTTGGCGCAATGCTTCTCCTTGTTTCCTGTGTCCGGTATCAACAACTCCGATGCGTCGTACCTCAG GTTCACCTGGCGCAGCCCGAAATTTGTATATTGTGCGATGTCAATTTTTGGCTCGTCGGTGATGacgatatttaacattttgagAATAGTTGCGACCGGAGTAAATTCCACGAAAATGA CCACGTTCGTATTCAATGGGACGAATTTGATCGCTTCGTTGCTGTTCCTAAAGTTGTCGATCCAGTGGCCCTGTTTGATGGTAACTTGGGAGAAACTCGAGAAAGAGCTTTCGCACAGGCATAGAAAAATCTCGAAAATCACTCTGGCCACGAAATTTAGTATCGTGACCATAGTAGTGATGATGATTGCATTAG TTGAACACGGTTTGTCGATAGTCCACGGCTACATCCAAGCTAAAGAGTGCGCCGCACACAAAGCGGAAGAGGATATACTTGGTGTGTATTTCCAGATGCAGTTTCCACAG ATATTTTCTAGGATACAGTACAGTTTGTGGAAAGGAGTATTGGTGGACATCTGTAATATTCTCAGTACCTTCTCGTGGAATTTTGTCGATCTGTTTCTCATTCTGATCAGCATCGCCTTGACAGATCAGTTTCGTCAACTAAACAGTCGTTTGAATTCCATAAGGGGCAAG GCAATGCCCGAATGGTGGTGGGCCGAGGCAAGGAGTGAATATAATCACTTGGCAACGCTAACAAGGCAGCTGGACTCCCATATCTCCGTTATGgttcttctctctttcgctACCGATCTGTATTTCATCTGCATACAACTACTTTTCTCTTTCAC CAGCCCGATGCGAGGCATTATCGAGAAACTCTACTTCGGCTTTTCCTTTGGATTCCTGTTGGCGAGAACGACAGTGGTCTCCCTGTGTGCCGCTACGATTCACGACGAGTCGTTACTCCCGGCCCCGATCTTATACAGCGTTTCTGGAAGCAGTTTCTCAACGGAA GTGATGAGATTCCTAGCACAAGTGACAACGGATAACATTTGCTTGACGGGCATGAAATTCTTCTCGGTGACCAGAAGCCTCGTATTAACa gTAGCAGGAACCATAGTCACGTACGAATTGGTGCTGGTGCAGTTCAACACAACGCAGCAAAGTGAAGTGTCGAACAGTACCGTGTGCGAGGTGAAGTAA
- the LOC139996402 gene encoding gustatory receptor for sugar taste 64f isoform X2, whose translation MNNMSNYDNTGKKVNGMRPLNLPSVKYQNALLINVRSPKSSSQFGKFDNLKTEIDTIGMSEPVAASVSAFNPKTDSLHASMRPIIMLAQCFSLFPVSGINNSDASYLRFTWRSPKFVYCAMSIFGSSVMTIFNILRIVATGVNSTKMTTFVFNGTNLIASLLFLKLSIQWPCLMVTWEKLEKELSHRHRKISKITLATKFSIVTIVVMMIALVEHGLSIVHGYIQAKECAAHKAEEDILGVYFQMQFPQIFSRIQYSLWKGVLVDICNILSTFSWNFVDLFLILISIALTDQFRQLNSRLNSIRGKHHFIVKAMPEWWWAEARSEYNHLATLTRQLDSHISVMVLLSFATDLYFICIQLLFSFTPMRGIIEKLYFGFSFGFLLARTTVVSLCAATIHDESLLPAPILYSVSGSSFSTEVMRFLAQVTTDNICLTGMKFFSVTRSLVLTVAGTIVTYELVLVQFNTTQQSEVSNSTVCEVK comes from the exons ATGAATAACATGTCGAATTACGATAATACAGGGAAAAAAGTAAACGGGATGCGGCCGCTAAATTTGCCATCCGTGAAATATCAGAACGCGTTATTGATCAATGTTAG GTCACCCAAGAGTAGCTCGCAGTTTGGCAAATTCGACAATCTGAAGACGGAGATAGACACTATCGGAA tgTCGGAGCCGGTAGCAGCTTCCGTCAGCGCCTTCAACCCAAAGACTGACAGCTTACACGCGTCTATGAGGCCGATCATCATGTTGGCGCAATGCTTCTCCTTGTTTCCTGTGTCCGGTATCAACAACTCCGATGCGTCGTACCTCAG GTTCACCTGGCGCAGCCCGAAATTTGTATATTGTGCGATGTCAATTTTTGGCTCGTCGGTGATGacgatatttaacattttgagAATAGTTGCGACCGGAGTAAATTCCACGAAAATGA CCACGTTCGTATTCAATGGGACGAATTTGATCGCTTCGTTGCTGTTCCTAAAGTTGTCGATCCAGTGGCCCTGTTTGATGGTAACTTGGGAGAAACTCGAGAAAGAGCTTTCGCACAGGCATAGAAAAATCTCGAAAATCACTCTGGCCACGAAATTTAGTATCGTGACCATAGTAGTGATGATGATTGCATTAG TTGAACACGGTTTGTCGATAGTCCACGGCTACATCCAAGCTAAAGAGTGCGCCGCACACAAAGCGGAAGAGGATATACTTGGTGTGTATTTCCAGATGCAGTTTCCACAG ATATTTTCTAGGATACAGTACAGTTTGTGGAAAGGAGTATTGGTGGACATCTGTAATATTCTCAGTACCTTCTCGTGGAATTTTGTCGATCTGTTTCTCATTCTGATCAGCATCGCCTTGACAGATCAGTTTCGTCAACTAAACAGTCGTTTGAATTCCATAAGGGGCAAG CATCATTTCATTGTTAAGGCAATGCCCGAATGGTGGTGGGCCGAGGCAAGGAGTGAATATAATCACTTGGCAACGCTAACAAGGCAGCTGGACTCCCATATCTCCGTTATGgttcttctctctttcgctACCGATCTGTATTTCATCTGCATACAACTACTTTTCTCTTTCAC CCCGATGCGAGGCATTATCGAGAAACTCTACTTCGGCTTTTCCTTTGGATTCCTGTTGGCGAGAACGACAGTGGTCTCCCTGTGTGCCGCTACGATTCACGACGAGTCGTTACTCCCGGCCCCGATCTTATACAGCGTTTCTGGAAGCAGTTTCTCAACGGAA GTGATGAGATTCCTAGCACAAGTGACAACGGATAACATTTGCTTGACGGGCATGAAATTCTTCTCGGTGACCAGAAGCCTCGTATTAACa gTAGCAGGAACCATAGTCACGTACGAATTGGTGCTGGTGCAGTTCAACACAACGCAGCAAAGTGAAGTGTCGAACAGTACCGTGTGCGAGGTGAAGTAA